Proteins from one Ficedula albicollis isolate OC2 chromosome 3, FicAlb1.5, whole genome shotgun sequence genomic window:
- the MTFR2 gene encoding mitochondrial fission regulator 2 codes for MALLLLQLLRRLLRCLGWPRHQAVIFETQVFGSSISRTLGTCLPSAVSSGRHFQQLYAVIRKYQAKVTSLCQKKEYGSTRSIVRRLGTILSLEPCPRPYFQFVQDLSPLGCDEQSAAPASVAPSLADVLWVANDEGQACTRLRTELRRKEKRAAFPDLHPCLDSIQSIPRNSAQKDSVDQAALQKISALEDELTFLRAQIAAIVSAQTLGSIPSQAFKTLSTPDGFYPPPAMTSTPLSVSHNHFVIPSPPPLPSGAPSGVDASNSALALIKQRRASRNSVSSAADSTDHQRTKNIPSMMDVLKDLNKVQLRAVERSPGGTPVSRPKKTQISDWDPVALLTHALKQKFAHKNDDEDDSLDKENNSFDSSPFSSPDVPMVGRCSLKPSAKPSLTRTDGFKQVPAWKARAHI; via the exons atggcgctgctgctgctgcagctgctccggCGGCTGCTGCGCTGCCTCGGCTGGCCGCGCCACCAG GCCGTGATTTTTGAAACTCAAGTGTTTGGCAGCAGTATCAGTCGTACCCTTGGAACGTGCCTTCCTTCAGCAGTCTCATCAGGAAGGCATTTCCAGCAGTTATATGCTGTCATAAGGAAGTATCAGGCCAAG gTCACATCTCTCTGCCAAAAAAAGGAATATGGATCTACTCGAAGTATTGTCCGTAGACTTGGGACAATTCTTTCCTTGGAGCCCTGCCCTAGACCTTATTTTCAA TTTGTTCAAGACCTAAGTCCATTGGGTTGTGACGAACAaagtgcagctccagcttctgTGGCTCCATCACTTGCTGATGTCCTGTGGGTGGCAAATGATGAAGGGCAAGCGTGTACTAGACTTAG gACTGAAttgaggagaaaagagaaacgTGCAGCTTTTCCTGACCTGCATCCATGTCTGGATTCAATACAGAGTATTCCAAGAAACAGTGCACAAAAAGACAGTGTTGATCAAGCAGCACTCCAGAAAATTTCTGCGCTTGAAGATGAGCTGACCTTTCTTCGTGCTCAGATTGCTGCAATTGTTTCAGCACAGACCTTGGGAAGCATTCCCTCAC AAGCCTTTAAAACACTCAGCACTCCAGATGGATTTTACCCACCGCCAGCCATGACTTCTACGCCATTGTCCGTCTCTCACAATCACTTTGTAATTCCATCGCCTCCTCCACTTCCTTCTGGTGCACCATCTGGTGTTGATGCTAGTAATTCTGCACTGGCACTTATCAAACAACGACGAGCTTCAAGAAACAGTGTTTCAAGTGCAGCTGACAGTACCGATCACCAGAGGACAAAGAACATTCCCAGTATGATGGATGTTTTGAAAGACCTAAACAAAGTTCAGTTGCGAGCTGTTGAGAG GTCTCCTGGAGGCACTCCTGTTTCTAGACCCAAAAAGACACAAATTTCAGATTGGGATCCAGTTGCTCTACTAACTCACGCCCTAAAGCAGAAATTTGCACATAAaaatgatgatgaagatgattCTCtggacaaagaaaataattcttttgatAGCTCTCCATTTTCTAGTCCTGATGTGCCAATG GTTGGACGCTGCAGTCTGAAGCCAAGTGCGAAACCCAGCCTTACAAGAACTGATGGATTTAAGCAGGTACCAGCATGGAAAGCGAGAGCTCATATTTAG